From the Lampris incognitus isolate fLamInc1 chromosome 10, fLamInc1.hap2, whole genome shotgun sequence genome, one window contains:
- the LOC130119932 gene encoding myeloid-associated differentiation marker-like, which produces MMDVQVRSLTQPVGIVRMVAVVFACLSFSLVASVGHQLPSYWAWCMFTWCFCCFFTLLILILECTSLSTKVPFSWDDFTIAFAMLATLMCLAASVIYPTFFTCKTCYRQISAAVLSWLCLGAYAGEVALTRLRPSGQISGFLSTVPGLLKMLEAFVACIIFTSLNPGRYSKFPGLQWCVAIYSLCFIFAILIIIVTTGKLVSFFPIPFDKLVTVYNIVAAMMYLTAMVIWPLYSFQSNSRPPDCGQPCAWDNLVVVTIMSIVNFIVYTADSVYSVFVVFFTQQ; this is translated from the coding sequence ATGATGGATGTGCAGGTGCGGTCGCTCACCCAGCCCGTGGGCATTGTGCGCATGGTTGCCGTCGTCTTCGCTTGTCTGTCTTTCAGCTTGGTGGCATCAGTGGGACATCAGCTGCCCTCCTACTGGGCCTGGTGCATGTTCACCTGGTGCTTCTGCTGTTTTTTCACCCTTCTCATCCTCATTCTGGAGTGCACCTCACTCAGCACCAAGGTGCCTTTCTCTTGGGATGACTTCACCATCGCCTTCGCCATGTTGGCCACCCTCATGTGCCTGGCCGCCTCGGTCATCTATCCCACCTTTTTCACCTGTAAGACCTGCTACCGCCAGATCAGTGCCGCCGTACTGTCCTGGCTCTGTCTTGGCGCGTATGCTGGCGAAGTGGCCTTGACTCGCCTCCGTCCGAGTGGGCAGATCAGTGGCTTCCTCTCCACAGTACCCGGTCTCCTAAAGATGCTGGAGGCTTTTGTGGCCTGCATTATCTTCACCTCGCTAAACCCAGGGAGGTACTCCAAGTTCCCGGGCCTCCAGTGGTGCGTGGCCATTTACTCCCTTTGCTTCATCTTtgccatcctcatcatcatcgtcaccaCCGGAAAGCTGGTTTCATTTTTCCCCATCCCCTTTGACAAGCTGGTGACTGTCTATAACATTGTGGCAGCCATGATGTACTTGACAGCCATGGTGATCTGGCCGCTCTACAGCTTCCAGAGCAACAGCAGACCCCCTGACTGTGGCCAACCCTGTGCCTGGGATAACCTGGTGGTGGTCACTATAATGTCTATTGTCAACTTTATTGTCTACACAGCGGACTCCGTCTACTCTGTATTTGTGGTATTCTTCACCCAGCAGTAA